A single genomic interval of Brevibacillus brevis harbors:
- a CDS encoding ABC transporter ATP-binding protein produces MGEQLAFADVSFSYGDKQILDHFDLRVEKGEFVSLIGPSGIGKSTLFQLIAGLLEPGQGEIRLGSVPVANRLGQVGYMPQRDLLMPWRTIVENAALPLEIKGMTKKEAHERVRQQLPRYGLQDWADSYPAQLSGGMRQRVSFLRALFSGAEMMLLDEPFSALDGITRMDMQEWLMEKWQETGSTMLMITHDIDEAILLADRIIVLLGSPITKPIELTVQVSRPRTVSSRNQAGFLALREQIWELLRQDRQAAMKPLRREA; encoded by the coding sequence GTGGGAGAACAACTAGCTTTCGCCGACGTCAGCTTTTCATATGGCGACAAGCAGATTCTCGATCATTTTGATCTGCGTGTGGAAAAAGGGGAGTTCGTCAGCTTGATCGGTCCGAGCGGGATCGGGAAAAGCACTTTATTTCAACTCATCGCAGGTCTTCTTGAGCCGGGACAAGGCGAAATCAGGCTCGGCAGTGTACCGGTAGCAAATCGTTTGGGGCAGGTCGGCTATATGCCCCAACGCGATTTGCTCATGCCATGGCGTACGATTGTCGAAAATGCAGCTTTGCCGCTAGAAATCAAAGGTATGACGAAAAAAGAAGCGCATGAGCGTGTCAGACAACAACTGCCTAGGTACGGGCTTCAGGATTGGGCTGACAGCTATCCAGCCCAGCTTTCTGGTGGAATGCGTCAGCGAGTTTCCTTTTTGCGCGCGTTGTTTTCTGGTGCAGAGATGATGCTATTGGATGAGCCGTTTAGTGCATTGGATGGAATTACGAGAATGGACATGCAAGAGTGGCTGATGGAAAAGTGGCAGGAAACAGGCAGTACGATGCTGATGATTACACATGACATCGACGAAGCCATTTTACTTGCAGATCGTATTATTGTGCTTTTAGGTAGTCCGATCACTAAGCCGATCGAATTAACCGTTCAGGTGAGCAGACCACGAACGGTGAGCAGTCGCAACCAAGCCGGATTCTTGGCATTGCGTGAACAAATTTGGGAACTGCTTCGACAGGATCGCCAAGCAGCAATGAAGCCGTTGAGGAGAGAAGCATGA
- a CDS encoding ABC transporter permease — protein sequence MGRGIWFGISIAIFLLAWEAGCRFFGVPPFILPPPSAVVVSLWDLRTSLVGIHLWATLKEVLLGLSISIVFGISLAFAMIRSRIVERLVYPYIVISQTIPLIALSPVFILWFGYDLSGKIAVTILFTFFPIVVNTYDGLRSTNKEMLQLLKTMGATNGQIFTKLQLPSSLPHFFSGLKVAATYSVAGATIGEWLGASEGLGYFGRRASGNFQAPALFASVLLLSILGMLLFWLAGRVERHFSPHMKIKGEQQ from the coding sequence ATGGGGAGAGGCATCTGGTTTGGCATCTCCATTGCCATTTTTCTCTTGGCGTGGGAAGCTGGTTGTCGCTTCTTCGGAGTGCCGCCATTCATTTTACCGCCGCCTAGCGCTGTGGTCGTATCGTTGTGGGATTTACGTACCTCTTTAGTAGGCATACATCTTTGGGCGACGTTAAAGGAAGTGTTACTGGGGCTATCGATCTCGATTGTATTTGGAATCTCCCTTGCATTTGCGATGATTCGCAGTCGGATTGTGGAGCGCTTGGTCTATCCGTATATCGTCATCTCCCAAACGATCCCCCTTATAGCATTATCACCCGTATTCATTTTGTGGTTCGGGTATGATTTATCTGGAAAAATCGCTGTTACGATTCTGTTTACTTTCTTTCCGATCGTCGTCAACACGTATGATGGACTTCGCTCAACAAACAAGGAAATGCTCCAGCTGTTAAAAACAATGGGGGCAACGAACGGACAAATTTTCACCAAGCTGCAACTCCCGTCGAGCTTACCCCATTTCTTCAGTGGTCTCAAAGTGGCAGCTACTTACAGTGTAGCTGGGGCGACGATTGGGGAATGGCTGGGAGCGAGCGAGGGACTCGGGTACTTTGGCAGACGGGCATCTGGCAATTTTCAGGCTCCCGCGTTGTTTGCCTCGGTCCTGTTGCTCTCGATTCTAGGCATGCTGCTGTTTTGGCTGGCTGGACGAGTCGAACGTCATTTTTCCCCGCATATGAAAATCAAAGGAGAACAACAATGA
- a CDS encoding ABC transporter substrate-binding protein — protein MKPFNKWTKAFMALTLATGLAACGNQASTDAGQTQAPADKGAEPTELTIALDWYPNAVHSFLYVAEEQGYFKDENLKVTMQMPSDSNDPLKMAAAGKVDLAISYQPQLIQARAEGVPVVSVGALVRHPLNVIMTRKDSGIDTPQRLAGKNIGYPSLPLDESIVRQVVKHGGGDDSGLTFTDIGFDIVPALTAKKVDAVVGGYINHEQPILEKHGVPVNVFKPFEFGVPDYYELVLATSDETLGKKQKAVEGFLRAIGKGQDYVKNNKEKALDLLFTKQATDFPLEKDIETKSLDILIPLMDAGEKPFGYQTAESWQTLIDWMKKEKLITTDIKAEEIMRDLVK, from the coding sequence ATGAAACCTTTCAACAAATGGACGAAAGCATTTATGGCACTCACATTAGCAACAGGTCTTGCTGCTTGCGGCAATCAGGCGAGCACCGATGCTGGTCAGACGCAAGCCCCTGCTGATAAAGGAGCGGAGCCGACTGAGCTTACCATTGCGCTCGATTGGTATCCGAATGCTGTACATTCCTTCTTGTATGTCGCTGAGGAGCAAGGCTACTTCAAAGACGAGAACCTCAAGGTGACCATGCAAATGCCTTCAGACAGCAATGATCCGTTGAAGATGGCGGCTGCGGGCAAAGTAGATTTGGCAATCAGTTATCAACCACAGCTCATCCAAGCTCGTGCCGAAGGAGTCCCTGTCGTATCTGTAGGTGCACTTGTTCGTCATCCGTTAAACGTGATCATGACGCGCAAAGACAGTGGAATCGATACTCCGCAGAGGTTGGCTGGAAAAAATATCGGTTATCCATCACTTCCACTTGATGAATCGATCGTACGTCAAGTTGTGAAGCATGGTGGTGGCGATGATTCCGGACTGACCTTCACGGATATCGGCTTTGACATCGTCCCAGCGTTGACGGCAAAAAAAGTCGATGCAGTGGTAGGTGGCTATATCAACCATGAGCAACCGATATTGGAGAAGCACGGCGTTCCAGTCAATGTGTTCAAGCCTTTTGAGTTTGGTGTTCCAGACTACTATGAGCTCGTATTGGCGACAAGTGACGAGACTTTGGGCAAAAAACAGAAAGCTGTGGAAGGTTTCCTGCGTGCGATTGGCAAGGGACAGGACTATGTGAAAAATAATAAGGAAAAGGCACTCGATTTGTTGTTTACCAAACAGGCTACGGATTTCCCGCTGGAAAAAGACATTGAGACCAAGAGCTTGGATATCCTCATTCCGTTGATGGATGCGGGAGAAAAGCCTTTTGGATACCAGACGGCCGAATCTTGGCAAACACTGATTGATTGGATGAAAAAAGAGAAGCTGATAACAACTGACATCAAAGCAGAAGAGATCATGCGCGATCTCGTGAAGTAA